A region from the Ptychodera flava strain L36383 chromosome 12, AS_Pfla_20210202, whole genome shotgun sequence genome encodes:
- the LOC139144693 gene encoding SREBP regulating gene protein-like, whose product MFPTRALRKRWVLTVIFLLSFVYFVTNIFNQSDPFILQEDSIQPEVKRTFRWKSHHETKNSTVLTTCRNSVQGRVHIADEKGYLCERADVLANGCCDSTAEKTVLYCCDSCLDNGCCSLYEHCVSCCLQPQKQQLLQAVLGRASKAFQILFSSVTDHFELCLAKCRTSSESVQHENTYRDPEAKYCYGDNPPELQPPN is encoded by the exons ATGTTTCCAACGCGGGCGTTACGAAAACGCTGGGTTTTAACAGTTATTTTTCTGCTTTCGTTCGTTTATTTCGTAACAAATATCTTTAATCAG TCAGATCCCTTTATCTTGCAAGAAGACTCCATACAGCCTGAAGTGAAGCGGacattcagatggaaatctcACCACGAAACTAAGAATTCAACAGTCTTGACAACTTGCCGCAATTCCGTCCAGGGTAGAGTCCATATCGCTGATGAAAAAG GCTATTTATGTGAGAGAGCTGATGTGCTAGCCAATGGTTGTTGTGACAGCACTGCAGAGAAAACTGTATTGTACTGTTGTGACAGCTGTCTGGACAACGGATGTTGCAGCCTGTATGAGCATTGTGTCTCATGCTGTTTACAGCCACAAAAG CAACAACTCCTCCAAGCTGTTCTAGGGAGAGCCAGCAAAGCATTCCAAATTTTGTTCTCATCGGTGACTGATCATTTTGAGTTGTGTCTGGCCAAGTGTCGAACTTCATCTGAG AGTGTTCAACACGAAAATACATACCGAGATCCGGAGGCAAAGTATTGCTACGGTGACAATCCTCCTGAGTTGCAGCCACCAAACTAA